One window from the genome of Salvia miltiorrhiza cultivar Shanhuang (shh) chromosome 7, IMPLAD_Smil_shh, whole genome shotgun sequence encodes:
- the LOC130995900 gene encoding probable RNA-dependent RNA polymerase 1 produces the protein MRKTLHVSGFPKLIAAEEVRKFLEGHTCEGAIEALEVKPGKRGSRAYAKVQFASKEDADKIIHLANIGLYYYLGNSSSYLKAFEQDTNFVNHRSFMHELDGLTLNFGCQVSKDRFSVLWRAADVSVKFGSSLNKMHLFVCDDLVEYRLQLSYENIWQIVLYNSSVQTERLLLIQLFGAPRIYKKLEYSVYSFYRETPDDQWVRTTDFTPSCIGQSSGLCLQLPRHVKLPDFKNNFMHYTVSEEPFQLVNGALFCGNLPLVPIVQPPRGLELPYKLLFKVCSLVQTGCLPGMKLDTEFFQCLNPRRYAIRYIEHALDKLYYIKECCYDPVAWLREQYRKYQTFEELPKPPTISLDDGLVYIHRVQVTPTRVYFAGPEVNMSNRVLRQFSAHIDNFLRVSFIDEEWDKMYSTDLSPKVATGVGNGRTKLYERVLSTLRNGITIGEKRFQFLAFSSSQLRENSLWMFAPVDGLTADDIRRWMGDFSSIRNVAKYAARLGQSFSSSTETLKVAQYEVERIPDVEVVRDGTTYIFSDGIGKISSDFARRVATKCGIRDGVPSAFQIRYGGYKGVVAVDPTSSMKLSLRKSMLKYQSDNTKLDVLSWSKYQPCFMNRQIITLLSTLGVRDHVFEKKQREAVAQLDDILVDPLKAQDALDLMSPGENTNILKEMLKCGYKPDEEPFLSMMLQTFRLAKLLDLRVKARIFIPQARQMMGCMDETGTLEYGQVFVQFSGTGSSGLYEGTKYTVTGKVAVAKNPCLHPGDVRVLRAVDVQELQHMVDCVVFPRKGKRPHPNECSGSDLDGDRYFVCWDPELIPPNQEPPMTYNPAPNTLLDHNVTIEEVEEYFTNYIVNDSLGIIANAHTAFADKERDGALSSPCLELAQLFSVAVDFPKTGIPAEIPPHLRVKEYPDFMDKPDKTTYTSERIIGKLYRQVKDIAPHAASLGSFTMEVAMRSYDTDMEVEGFREYIDEAFEFKTEYDYKLGNMMDYYGIKTEAEILSGAIMKTSKTFDRRKDADAIGASVRALRNEARSWFKKGSESGDAYAMASAWYHVTYDSSFWGCYNVGMKRRGHYISFPWCVYDKLVQIKRAKSARISSLNRHFRNMNV, from the exons ATGAGAAAGACACTTCATGTTTCTGGTTTCCCTAAACTGATTGCTGCTGAAGAAGTGAGAAAGTTCTTGGAGGGTCACACGTGCGAGGGAGCTATAGAGGCTCTAGAAGTAAAACCAGGCAAGAGGGGTTCGAGGGCTTATGCCAAAGTCCAATTTGCCTCTAAAGAAGACGCAGACAAGATTATACATTTGGCCAACATTGGCCTCTACTATTATTTGGGAAACTCTAGCTCTTACTTGAAGGCCTTTGAACAGGACACCAACTTTGTAAATCATAGATCTTTTATGCATGAATTGGATGGCCTCACTTTGAATTTTGGGTGTCAGGTATCAAAAGATAGGTTTTCTGTGCTGTGGAGGGCTGCAGATGTCTCTGTTAAATTTGGATCTTCCCTCAACAAAATGCACTTGTTTGTGTGTGATGATCTGGTTGAATACCGGCTGCAGCTGTCGTACGAGAATATATGGCAGATTGTGCTGTATAATTCCAGTGTCCAAACTGAAAGGCTTCTCCTTATACAG CTATTCGGAGCACCTCGGATATACAAGAAGCTCGAGTACTCAGTTTATAGCTTTTACAGGGAAACTCCGGATGATCAGTGGGTGAGAACCACGGATTTCACTCCCTCGTGTATCGGACAATCTTCTGGCCTGTGTCTCCAGCTTCCTCGCCACGTCAAACTCCCAGATTTCAAGAACAACTTCATGCACTACACTGTGAGCGAAGAGCCTTTCCAATTAGTGAATGGAGCCCTGTTTTGTGGAAATCTGCCTCTGGTTCCGATTGTACAACCTCCGCGTGGGCTTGAGCTGCCTTACAAATTACTATTCAAGGTTTGCAGCTTGGTGCAGACCGGATGCCTTCCGGGAATGAAGCTAGACACAGAGTTTTTCCAGTGTCTCAATCCACGAAGATATGCTATCAGATACATAGAGCATGCTTTGGACAAGCTTTACTATATAAAGGAGTGCTGTTATGATCCTGTGGCATGGCTACGTGAGCAATACCGCAAGTACCAAACATTTGAGGAACTACCAAAGCCTCCCACCATTTCTTTGGATGACGGCTTGGTATATATTCACCGGGTTCAAGTTACCCCAACCAGAGTTTACTTTGCTGGTCCAGAGGTAAACATGTCAAACCGTGTGCTGCGCCAGTTTTCTGCCCACATTGACAATTTTCTTCGCGTTTCATTCATTGATGAGGAGTGGGATAAGATGTATTCCACTGATCTGTCTCCAAAGGTAGCCACTGGTGTTGGGAATGGAAGGACAAAGCTGTACGAGAGGGTGCTTTCAACTTTGAGGAATGGCATAACAATAGGGGAGAAGAGGTTTCAATTTCTTGCATTTTCCTCGAGTCAGTTGCGTGAAAATTCCCTCTGGATGTTTGCTCCAGTGGATGGCTTAACTGCTGATGATATAAGGCGGTGGATGGGCGACTTCAGTTCCATACGAAACGTGGCAAAGTATGCCGCGAGGCTTGGTCAGTCCTTTAGTTCGTCTACAGAGACGCTGAAAGTTGCTCAGTATGAGGTTGAAAGAATCCCCGATGTTGAGGTTGTAAGAGATGGAACCACGTATATCTTTTCTGATGGGATTGGAAAGATATCATCTGATTTCGCTCGAAGGGTTGCAACTAAGTGTGGAATTAGAGATGGTGTTCCATCTGCCTTTCAGATCAGGTATGGTGGCTACAAAGGTGTCGTTGCCGTCGATCCCACTTCATCAATGAAGCTGTCGCTGAGGAAGAGCATGCTCAAGTATCAATCAGACAACACGAAGCTAGATGTTCTATCATGGAGCAAGTATCAACCCTGTTTCATGAATCGCCAGATCATCACACTCTTGTCTACCCTCGGAGTGCGTGATCACGTCTTTGAGAAGAAGCAGAGGGAAGCAGTGGCTCAGCTCGATGACATCTTAGTCGATCCACTGAAAGCTCAAGATGCGCTGGACTTGATGTCTCCCGGGGAAAACACCAACATCCTGAAAGAAATGTTGAAATGCGGCTACAAGCCTGATGAAGAGCCGTTCCTCTCAATGATGCTGCAGACTTTCCGCCTAGCAAAGTTGCTCGATCTAAGGGTGAAGGCAAGGATATTCATTCCACAAGCTCGCCAAATGATGGGATGTATGGATGAAACCGGCACCTTGGAATACGGACAGGTGTTTGTGCAATTTTCAGGCACCGGAAGCAGTGGGTTGTATGAGGGTACCAAGTACACCGTTACAGGAAAGGTGGCTGTGGCTAAGAACCCATGTCTGCACCCAGGCGACGTTCGTGTTCTCAGAGCTGTGGACGTGCAAGAGCTGCAGCACATGGTGGACTGCGTCGTCTTCCCACGAAAAGGAAAGAG ACCTCATCCAAATGAGTGCTCTGGGAGTGATTTGGATGGAGACAGATACTTTGTGTGTTGGGACCCTGAGTTGATTCCCCCTAATCAAGAGCCTCCCATGACTTACAATCCTGCTCCAAACACACTACTAGATCACAATGTCACCATTgag GAAGTTGAAGAGTACTTTACCAACTACATTGTAAACGACAGTTTGGGAATCATTGCCAACGCACACACTGCCTTTGCTGACAAAGAGCGTGATGGGGCATTAAGCAGTCCATGTTTAGAGCTGGCCCAACTTTTCTCAGTGGCAGTCGACTTTCCCAAAACCGGAATTCCTGCTGAAATCCCTCCCCACCTACGTGTGAAAGAGTACCCTGATTTCATGGACAAACCCGACAAGACCACGTACACGTCGGAGAGGATCATCGGGAAGCTCTATCGGCAGGTGAAGGATATCGCCCCCCACGCAGCTTCTCTGGGGAGCTTCACCATGGAAGTAGCCATGAGATCATACGACACTGATATGGAAGTTGAGGGATTCAGGGAGTACATCGATGAAGCCTTCGAGTTTAAGACTGAGTATGATTACAAGCTGGGGAACATGATGGACTACTATGGCATCAAGACCGAGGCCGAGATACTGAGCGGCGCTATCATGAAGACGTCAAAGACTTTTGATCGGAGGAAGGATGCGGATGCGATTGGCGCATCTGTGAGGGCCCTTAGGAACGAAGCTAGGTCGTGGTTCAAGAAAGGAAGCGAATCCGGGGATGCCTACGCCATGGCTTCGGCTTGGTATCATGTTACTTATGATTCTTCTTTCTGGGGGTGCTACAATGTGGGGATGAAAAGGAGGGGTCATTACATCAGTTTTCCATGGTGTGTTTACGACAAGCTTGTCCAAATCAAGAGGGCTAAATCTGCAAGGATATCCTCACTTAATAGGCACTTCAGAAATATGAATGTTTAG
- the LOC130995901 gene encoding serine/threonine-protein kinase 1 isoform X1: MDFSPKSWRARKPPPPKNPDIYSSVVIHDKDDAASREPEPDADIYATMLYKDEEESLPPLLKRLPKDFGGGGDDIDDSDDDSSISGTMIVKTDRRKSSYPTRNSSVSSSYSKPRSVAAAPVWDRRSPRGRIESDEEDEEDEENAGDFSTFVVRGRNDDGDKEDEEEGMGTIVRKGSGGGGGGTMRRAVESMQKVGEIGGMGYGRRRKSSGGGGEGASGTGFAPPRQHGSGKISSSSITECIAREDPSTKYELLHELGKGSYGAVYKARDLRTSELVAVKVISLSEGEEGYEEIRGEIEMLQQCSHPNVVRYLGSYQGEEFLWIVMEYCGGGSVADLMNVTDEALEEYQIAYICREALKGLSYLHSIFKVHRDIKGGNILLTEQGEVKLGDFGVAAQLTRTMSKRNTFIGTPHWMAPEVIQESRYDGKVDVWALGVSAIEMAEGLPPRAAVHPMRVLFMISIEPAPMLEDKEKWSLVFHDFVAKCLTKEPRLRPTAAEMLKHKFIEKCRSGASAMVPKIEQAKQVRASMALQTQDVASDRTLPGEGPPGDSTSIEPVLNTVPSKRLDGQHTSAVGIKDTVKTAVEGSGDFGTVIIHDRVDTGKTATVPASTRTEESSPATGHVGKPPVGGPGDKAKDSRIETPPIVGIPTTEQNMEVNSISQVTVGSSLSDPLATSETVSRKALDKLWSIYTAGNTVPIPFLRATDISPIALLSDNVLGGWPGDSSGSIAVEAMHELFSGDSQPKKGRSRQNEVPLPPGVYQRLNSSPTLMNLAQALAYHKMCYEEMPLQEMQAAQEQQTIQNLSDTLRTILRL; this comes from the exons TTCGGCGGCGGCGGGGACGACATCGACGATTCCGACGACGACTCCTCTATCTCCGGGACCATGATTGTCAAAACTGATCGGAGGAAATCCAGCTACCCGACTAGGAATTCCAGTGTCTCGTCTTCCTATTCTAAGCCGCGGAGCGTGGCTGCAGCTCCCGTTTGGGATAGGAGAAGCCCTAGGGGCAGAATTGAGAGCGACGAAGAGGATGAGGAGGATGAGGAGAATGCTGGGGATTTCTCCACGTTTGTGGTGAGGGGGAGAAATGACGACGGAGATAAGGAGGATGAAGAGGAGGGTATGGGGACTATTGTGAGGAAGGGgagtggtggtggcggcggggGCACGATGAGGAGGGCGGTGGAGAGTATGCAGAAGGTTGGAGAGATTGGAGGGATGGGATATGGGAGGAGGAGGAAAAgcagcggtggtggtggcgaggGTGCCAGCGGCACTGGATTTGCACCGCCCAGGCAGCACGGGAGTGGAAAGATTTCATCAAGCTCGATAACGGAGTGCATTGCCAGAGAGGATCCTTCTACCAAGTATGAGTTGCTTCATGAGCTCG GGAAGGGCTCATATGGGGCAGTCTACAAGGCTCGGGATTTAAGGACTTCAGAATTAGTTGCTGTCAAAGTAATATCATTGTCTGAAGGG GAGGAGGGTTATGAAGAAATTCGTGGGGAAATTGAGATGTTGCAGCAGTGTAGTCATCCAAATGTTGTTCGTTATCTAGGGAGCTATCAAGGAGAAGAGTTTCTCTGG ATAGTAATGGAGTATTGTGGGGGTGGAAGTGTTGCTGACTTAATGAATGTTACTGACGAGGCTCTTGAGGAGTATCAAATAGCATATATTTGTAGAGAAGCTTTGAAG GGTCTATCATATCTGCACTCAATTTTCAAGGTGCATAGAGATATTAAAGGTGGTAATATTTTGTTGACTGAGCAAGGAGAAGTCAAACTGG GTGACTTTGGAGTGGCTGCACAGTTGACAAGAACCATGTCCAAGCGTAATACG TTCATCGGTACACCACATTGGATGGCCCCTGAAGTTATTCAAGAAAGCCGTTATGATGGAAAG GTTGATGTGTGGGCTCTTGGAGTGTCTGCAATTGAAATGGCCGAG GGACTTCCTCCAAGAGCAGCTGTTCATCCTATGAGA GTATTGTTTATGATTTCCATTGAACCTGCCCCAATGCTCGAGGATAAAGAGAAGTG GTCGCTTGTGTTTCATGACTTTGTTGCAAAGTGCCTGACAAAGGAGCCACGCCTCCGGCCCACAGCAGCTGAAATGCTGAAG CACAAattcattgaaaaatgtagaAGTGGAGCATCAGCAATGGTCCCAAAGATTGAGCAGGCAAAGCAAGTTAGGGCATCGATGGCATTGCAAACACAAGACGTAGCTTCAGACAGGACACTGCCGGGAGAAGGG CCGCCAGGAGATTCAACATCAATTGAACCAGTTTTAAATACTGTTCCATCAAAACGTCTGGATGGTCAGCATACCTCTGCTGTTGGCATAAAGGATACAGTAAAAACAGCTGTAGAAG GATCAGGTGATTTTGGAACTGTAATAATCCATGATAGAGTTGATACTGGAAAAACTGCTACTGTGCCAGCATCTACACGAACAGAAGAGTCCTCTCCTGCTACTGGGCATGTTGGAAAACCTCCAGTCGGTGGACCTGGAGATAAAGCTAAAGACTCTCG GATTGAGACACCTCCCATCGTTGGAATCCCGACAACCGAGCAAAATATGGAAGTAAATAGCATTTCTCAAGTGACTGTTGGCAGTAGCTTGAGCGATCCTTTAGCTACTAGTGAGACTGTCAGTAGAAAAGCACTAGACAAG CTCTGGTCCATATACACTGCTGGTAATACAGTACCAATCCCATTCTTAAGGGCAACGGACATATCCCCGATTGCACTCTTATCCGACAATGTGCTTGGGGGATGGCCTGGGGATAGCAGTGGTAGCATAGCTGTGGAAGCAATGCATGAGCTCTTTTCTGGTGACTCCCAGCCTAAGAAGGGTAGAAGCAGACAAAACGAG GTACCCCTTCCCCCAGGGGTGTATCAGAGATTGAATTCCAGTCCGACTCTGATGAATCTTGCTCAGGCGTTAGCATACCACAAAAT GTGCTACGAAGAGATGCCGCTTCAGGAAATGCAGGCAGCGCAGGAACAACAGACCATTCAAAACCTCTCTGATACTCTTCGGACTATACTACGATTGTAG
- the LOC130995906 gene encoding uncharacterized protein LOC130995906 isoform X1 yields MRLYRGVRRICSSSTLFSRIHPSSKPGLYKASCISPKPASYFASITASRHFHATSSVYNHHRLHVDVDASDDSNGEVEPIDSWEEEDEAEPEIGDGGDGGGVVLNNCPWGERALSIAREVLLEFGEEMQLYAFKTSPRGYIYVRLDKLSNEYGCPGMDEIESFSRQYKKSLDEEIPDDLALEVSSPGADRLLRVPDDLLRFKDMAMIVTYFQDSDAGSPEKEAVYLLDSIETESQCCVWKLADVRENRDPAAKGRPLSRKQRDCRLKLPYDMIKRVKLYIGY; encoded by the exons ATGAGGCTTTACAGAGGTGTAAGGAGAATCTGCTCGTCTTCTACTCTCTTTTCTCGCATTCATCCTTCATCTAAACCGGGACTTTATAAAGCTTCCTGCATTTCTCCCAAACCCGCATCCTATTTTGCTTCTATCACCGCTTCTCGCCACTTCCACGCTACTTCTTCTGTTTATAACCACCACCGCCTTCATGTTGATGTTGATG CTTCAGATGATTCTAATGGTGAAGTAGAACCAATTGATTCGTGGGAGGAGGAGGATGAAGCTGAGCCTGAG ATTGGTGAtggtggtgatggtggtggagtTGTTCTGAACAATTGCCCTTGGGGTGAGAGAGCATTATCAATAGCCCGGGAAGTTCTTCTGGAGTTTGGTGAAGAGATGCAGCTCTACGCGTTCAAAACATCTCCTCGAGGGTACATATACGTGAGGCTAGATAAACTTTCTAATGA ATACGGGTGTCCCGGCatggatgagattgaatcttTCAGTCGCCAATACAAGAAATCTTTGGATGAAGAAATCCCAGATGATTTAGCTCTTGAA GTATCAAGTCCTGGTGCAGATAGGTTGCTGAGAGTACCCGATGACCTGTTGAGGTTCAAGGATATGGCAATGATAGTCACCTATTTCCAAGATTCAGATGCCGGATCCCCGGAGAAGGAAGCAGTGTACCTTCTGGACTCCATCGAGACAGAATCTCAATGCTGTGTTTGGAAGCTGGCAGACGTGAGGGAAAATCGAGACCCTGCAGCTAAGGGAAGGCCATTGAGCCGCAAACAGAGAGATTGCAGGCTGAAACTACCCTACGATATGATAAAGCGGGTAAAGCTTTACATCGGTTATTAA
- the LOC130995901 gene encoding serine/threonine-protein kinase 1 isoform X2, whose product MDFSPKSWRARKPPPPKNPDIYSSVVIHDKDDAASREPEPDADIYATMLYKDEEESLPPLLKRLPKDFGGGGDDIDDSDDDSSISGTMIVKTDRRKSSYPTRNSSVSSSYSKPRSVAAAPVWDRRSPRGRIESDEEDEEDEENAGDFSTFVVRGRNDDGDKEDEEEGMGTIVRKGSGGGGGGTMRRAVESMQKVGEIGGMGYGRRRKSSGGGGEGASGTGFAPPRQHGSGKISSSSITECIAREDPSTKYELLHELGKGSYGAVYKARDLRTSELVAVKVISLSEGEEGYEEIRGEIEMLQQCSHPNVVRYLGSYQGEEFLWIVMEYCGGGSVADLMNVTDEALEEYQIAYICREALKGLSYLHSIFKVHRDIKGGNILLTEQGEVKLGDFGVAAQLTRTMSKRNTFIGTPHWMAPEVIQESRYDGKVDVWALGVSAIEMAEGLPPRAAVHPMRVLFMISIEPAPMLEDKEKWSLVFHDFVAKCLTKEPRLRPTAAEMLKHKFIEKCRSGASAMVPKIEQAKQVRASMALQTQDVASDRTLPGEGPPGDSTSIEPVLNTVPSKRLDGQHTSAVGIKDTVKTAVEGDFGTVIIHDRVDTGKTATVPASTRTEESSPATGHVGKPPVGGPGDKAKDSRIETPPIVGIPTTEQNMEVNSISQVTVGSSLSDPLATSETVSRKALDKLWSIYTAGNTVPIPFLRATDISPIALLSDNVLGGWPGDSSGSIAVEAMHELFSGDSQPKKGRSRQNEVPLPPGVYQRLNSSPTLMNLAQALAYHKMCYEEMPLQEMQAAQEQQTIQNLSDTLRTILRL is encoded by the exons TTCGGCGGCGGCGGGGACGACATCGACGATTCCGACGACGACTCCTCTATCTCCGGGACCATGATTGTCAAAACTGATCGGAGGAAATCCAGCTACCCGACTAGGAATTCCAGTGTCTCGTCTTCCTATTCTAAGCCGCGGAGCGTGGCTGCAGCTCCCGTTTGGGATAGGAGAAGCCCTAGGGGCAGAATTGAGAGCGACGAAGAGGATGAGGAGGATGAGGAGAATGCTGGGGATTTCTCCACGTTTGTGGTGAGGGGGAGAAATGACGACGGAGATAAGGAGGATGAAGAGGAGGGTATGGGGACTATTGTGAGGAAGGGgagtggtggtggcggcggggGCACGATGAGGAGGGCGGTGGAGAGTATGCAGAAGGTTGGAGAGATTGGAGGGATGGGATATGGGAGGAGGAGGAAAAgcagcggtggtggtggcgaggGTGCCAGCGGCACTGGATTTGCACCGCCCAGGCAGCACGGGAGTGGAAAGATTTCATCAAGCTCGATAACGGAGTGCATTGCCAGAGAGGATCCTTCTACCAAGTATGAGTTGCTTCATGAGCTCG GGAAGGGCTCATATGGGGCAGTCTACAAGGCTCGGGATTTAAGGACTTCAGAATTAGTTGCTGTCAAAGTAATATCATTGTCTGAAGGG GAGGAGGGTTATGAAGAAATTCGTGGGGAAATTGAGATGTTGCAGCAGTGTAGTCATCCAAATGTTGTTCGTTATCTAGGGAGCTATCAAGGAGAAGAGTTTCTCTGG ATAGTAATGGAGTATTGTGGGGGTGGAAGTGTTGCTGACTTAATGAATGTTACTGACGAGGCTCTTGAGGAGTATCAAATAGCATATATTTGTAGAGAAGCTTTGAAG GGTCTATCATATCTGCACTCAATTTTCAAGGTGCATAGAGATATTAAAGGTGGTAATATTTTGTTGACTGAGCAAGGAGAAGTCAAACTGG GTGACTTTGGAGTGGCTGCACAGTTGACAAGAACCATGTCCAAGCGTAATACG TTCATCGGTACACCACATTGGATGGCCCCTGAAGTTATTCAAGAAAGCCGTTATGATGGAAAG GTTGATGTGTGGGCTCTTGGAGTGTCTGCAATTGAAATGGCCGAG GGACTTCCTCCAAGAGCAGCTGTTCATCCTATGAGA GTATTGTTTATGATTTCCATTGAACCTGCCCCAATGCTCGAGGATAAAGAGAAGTG GTCGCTTGTGTTTCATGACTTTGTTGCAAAGTGCCTGACAAAGGAGCCACGCCTCCGGCCCACAGCAGCTGAAATGCTGAAG CACAAattcattgaaaaatgtagaAGTGGAGCATCAGCAATGGTCCCAAAGATTGAGCAGGCAAAGCAAGTTAGGGCATCGATGGCATTGCAAACACAAGACGTAGCTTCAGACAGGACACTGCCGGGAGAAGGG CCGCCAGGAGATTCAACATCAATTGAACCAGTTTTAAATACTGTTCCATCAAAACGTCTGGATGGTCAGCATACCTCTGCTGTTGGCATAAAGGATACAGTAAAAACAGCTGTAGAAG GTGATTTTGGAACTGTAATAATCCATGATAGAGTTGATACTGGAAAAACTGCTACTGTGCCAGCATCTACACGAACAGAAGAGTCCTCTCCTGCTACTGGGCATGTTGGAAAACCTCCAGTCGGTGGACCTGGAGATAAAGCTAAAGACTCTCG GATTGAGACACCTCCCATCGTTGGAATCCCGACAACCGAGCAAAATATGGAAGTAAATAGCATTTCTCAAGTGACTGTTGGCAGTAGCTTGAGCGATCCTTTAGCTACTAGTGAGACTGTCAGTAGAAAAGCACTAGACAAG CTCTGGTCCATATACACTGCTGGTAATACAGTACCAATCCCATTCTTAAGGGCAACGGACATATCCCCGATTGCACTCTTATCCGACAATGTGCTTGGGGGATGGCCTGGGGATAGCAGTGGTAGCATAGCTGTGGAAGCAATGCATGAGCTCTTTTCTGGTGACTCCCAGCCTAAGAAGGGTAGAAGCAGACAAAACGAG GTACCCCTTCCCCCAGGGGTGTATCAGAGATTGAATTCCAGTCCGACTCTGATGAATCTTGCTCAGGCGTTAGCATACCACAAAAT GTGCTACGAAGAGATGCCGCTTCAGGAAATGCAGGCAGCGCAGGAACAACAGACCATTCAAAACCTCTCTGATACTCTTCGGACTATACTACGATTGTAG
- the LOC130995906 gene encoding uncharacterized protein LOC130995906 isoform X2 yields MRLYRGVRRICSSSTLFSRIHPSSKPGLYKASCISPKPASYFASITASRHFHATSSVYNHHRLHVDVDDDSNGEVEPIDSWEEEDEAEPEIGDGGDGGGVVLNNCPWGERALSIAREVLLEFGEEMQLYAFKTSPRGYIYVRLDKLSNEYGCPGMDEIESFSRQYKKSLDEEIPDDLALEVSSPGADRLLRVPDDLLRFKDMAMIVTYFQDSDAGSPEKEAVYLLDSIETESQCCVWKLADVRENRDPAAKGRPLSRKQRDCRLKLPYDMIKRVKLYIGY; encoded by the exons ATGAGGCTTTACAGAGGTGTAAGGAGAATCTGCTCGTCTTCTACTCTCTTTTCTCGCATTCATCCTTCATCTAAACCGGGACTTTATAAAGCTTCCTGCATTTCTCCCAAACCCGCATCCTATTTTGCTTCTATCACCGCTTCTCGCCACTTCCACGCTACTTCTTCTGTTTATAACCACCACCGCCTTCATGTTGATGTTGATG ATGATTCTAATGGTGAAGTAGAACCAATTGATTCGTGGGAGGAGGAGGATGAAGCTGAGCCTGAG ATTGGTGAtggtggtgatggtggtggagtTGTTCTGAACAATTGCCCTTGGGGTGAGAGAGCATTATCAATAGCCCGGGAAGTTCTTCTGGAGTTTGGTGAAGAGATGCAGCTCTACGCGTTCAAAACATCTCCTCGAGGGTACATATACGTGAGGCTAGATAAACTTTCTAATGA ATACGGGTGTCCCGGCatggatgagattgaatcttTCAGTCGCCAATACAAGAAATCTTTGGATGAAGAAATCCCAGATGATTTAGCTCTTGAA GTATCAAGTCCTGGTGCAGATAGGTTGCTGAGAGTACCCGATGACCTGTTGAGGTTCAAGGATATGGCAATGATAGTCACCTATTTCCAAGATTCAGATGCCGGATCCCCGGAGAAGGAAGCAGTGTACCTTCTGGACTCCATCGAGACAGAATCTCAATGCTGTGTTTGGAAGCTGGCAGACGTGAGGGAAAATCGAGACCCTGCAGCTAAGGGAAGGCCATTGAGCCGCAAACAGAGAGATTGCAGGCTGAAACTACCCTACGATATGATAAAGCGGGTAAAGCTTTACATCGGTTATTAA